The genomic window TGAGGCACATTCCAGGATTTATAGAATTTATTTCTATAGAACCCACTCAACACAGAACATCTGAGAAAACTAACACTTAAGAAAATTTAGTCATCTAGTTTAGTTCCTGATAGCTGGCGTGGCACAGCCTTATTTATTGCTGTATTCAGGGAACATAAACGGACAATATTGAAGAATAAACAAATGTATACTTATTCTTACTAGCGCAAACCAGCCCAAAGCTGAGGTTGCACCAATAAAAATCAAATAAAAGGCTTGCTTGCAGAACAGCTAATTACTTTAGCAACACTCTCAACAATTCTAGGATGGACGGTATTTGATCGTCGTAATTTCCTAGTCAACAATGTAGATTTTTATTAAAATCTGTAAATTGACATACCAATTTGAAAAAGAATGCGGTAGGTAAATGGAAAATATCCTTCCTCAACTCTTCTCTGTGATACCTCCTTGGTAAGAATAGAATATTTATTGCAAACGTTTTTTAAATCGGTATTATTACTGTTTCATCTAGCCATTAACCTTGTATCAACTTTTAACTCCATTTGTCAAGCTAATTTGATATGTTTTTTTGCTAAAAATCTTTTTATATACATAATATATGCAATAAATTTGTGATTTTAGTGTTGCTTTTAAAACCCAGTATTTCACAGAGTATAATTGATGTTTACTTAAGAAAGACAAGATATACAAGGGATTAGAGCATATTTAACCAATAATTAAGGATGCTTTAAACTGTCTTAAGTGTCAAAAATAAACGCTTCTATTTAGTAAGGTTTATTTTTTTAAAGTCTGATTAAGCAACAGAAAAATTTACCTTTTCTTTAAAATTATCTTGTATTGATCACATTATCTTTACTATTGGATTAGACTTCAATAGGACTTACGCAACTGGCATATTTTTTATGTAGGATATGTGACGCTGCAAAAGTATTTGAACGTAGTAATAAGACTTGTAGCGTCACGCACCAACCATCGATTGTGACACTTGCGTAAGTCCTGTTCAAAATTGATTAACTTACCGTTGAAGTGTTGGTAGATGCGCTCAGGATGCAGCATCCAGTTTGGTAATGTCCTTTCCTCGTCTTCTAAGTTATTGCCATTTTCATCAACAAGCCCACAACGGACAACTACCCTAGATAGTAGCGTCTCAAGTACTGCAACCAGGATGATATCGCATTGTCAGCGATGACACCAGACTGCTGCAACTAATCACCTGTAATGCTGATGCGGCTGCAACTCTGGATGAAATTCTCCAGCCAATTGCTAATTTATTTGCTACCGATTTAGAAGCAGGAGTAGAGGGATTGAAAGAAAATTTTCGCCAAGTTTGGTTGTCTCGCGCTGCTAGCGTTAATAAGGACTTGGTGTAAGGAAAATGTCTAAATAGCATAGCTAAGTACATAGACAGAATTAATTACCCAATTTTTTCTGTCACCTGTCACCTGTCACCTATCTCTACCAATGAATCGAATTTTGTCCAACTACTTATCTTGATTCACACTCGCGCTTCGTCACATAATGGCGATAGCGAAACATCGCTTCTAATTGCGCTTGTACTAACCAACCGCTAACAAATTCTACTGTATCGCCTCCAGGCATAATGTAGGAAATATCATCAGTCAGCTTGGTTTTGTCCCCTTCTGCTGCGAATTGATGGCGATGTATCCAAGACTCAAAAGGCCCCGATATTTGTACATCAGTAAATAGATGGTATTGTTCGCATTCAGTGTGACGCGCTAACCAAGTTAAGGGTAAAAGTCCGAGAAACAGCTTAAACTCTGTAATTGCGCCCACTTCTAGTCCCCCCTCGCGGCGAATTACTCGTACAGGTTGCCAAGGTGGGGTCAGTAGTTGTAGGATATCTGCTCGTTCGTGGAATTTCCAAACTACTTCCACTGGCGCGTTAATGACTGATGAATGTTGAAAGTGCAGCATGGAAAGAAAAAACTAAAATCTAGCCTTCGTACTCGGTATCAATTTCAATGTCTAGAGTATCTTCATCCACTCGAATATATAAGATATTGGGACGACAGCAAACTTGACAATCTTCAATATAAGATTGCTGTCCCCCAGCACTCAAGTCAATAAAGGTTAAGTTTGGTTCACCGCAGTAAGCACAATAAAATTCAGCTGTGTTTTGCATTCACTTATTAACTAATTAGGAGACAAAAGTTCACTATCTTTTACTCAGCACCAGCTAAACGCCGCGCTACCGCTAACAGAACTCAGCACTCAGAACTCAGAACTCAGAACTCAGCACTCAGAACTCAGCACTCACGGAAATGACTGGTAGCTTCAGCCAAATGCTTTAGTAGTGTAGACTGTGGCAGTGGCCCTTGCAAGTGACTCCAGGGCAATATCTGCTCATGTGACCAATTACTGTGGACGTAGAAATCTAAATCGGGAATTT from Nostoc sp. UHCC 0870 includes these protein-coding regions:
- a CDS encoding SRPBCC family protein, which encodes MLHFQHSSVINAPVEVVWKFHERADILQLLTPPWQPVRVIRREGGLEVGAITEFKLFLGLLPLTWLARHTECEQYHLFTDVQISGPFESWIHRHQFAAEGDKTKLTDDISYIMPGGDTVEFVSGWLVQAQLEAMFRYRHYVTKRECESR
- a CDS encoding CPXCG motif-containing cysteine-rich protein — protein: MQNTAEFYCAYCGEPNLTFIDLSAGGQQSYIEDCQVCCRPNILYIRVDEDTLDIEIDTEYEG